A DNA window from Candidatus Protochlamydia naegleriophila contains the following coding sequences:
- the mscL gene encoding large-conductance mechanosensitive channel protein MscL: MLAWLKEFKEFALRGNMVDLAVGIIIGAAFSKAVNSLVTDIVMPPIGLLLGGVDFSALSIKLNWPGSPGNPVEIRYGAFINTLIDLLILSGAIFLVIKMMNSLHKKQEVLPNTKECPECLMSIPLKAKKCGHCCSPITSENKI, translated from the coding sequence ATGCTGGCATGGCTAAAAGAATTTAAAGAATTTGCACTTCGGGGCAATATGGTTGATTTAGCGGTTGGTATTATCATTGGAGCCGCTTTTAGTAAAGCCGTCAATTCCCTCGTAACCGACATCGTCATGCCTCCTATTGGACTTTTGCTTGGAGGGGTCGATTTTAGTGCTCTGTCAATCAAATTGAATTGGCCTGGAAGTCCAGGAAATCCCGTAGAAATCAGATATGGCGCTTTCATCAACACTCTCATCGATCTCCTGATTCTTTCTGGAGCCATCTTCTTAGTCATTAAGATGATGAATAGTTTGCACAAAAAACAGGAGGTCTTGCCAAACACCAAAGAGTGCCCTGAATGCCTGATGTCTATCCCACTCAAAGCAAAAAAATGCGGGCATTGCTGCTCTCCGATAACGAGTGAAAACAAAATTTGA
- a CDS encoding MHYT domain-containing protein codes for MKKLVDMLTFLSFIMFIQWSSQVMLGGYPHDYKIGLIILSYVVSVLGSYVGLRLVNMGMVESEIRCRVLWLLMAAIVMGGCTIWAMHFLAMLAFHMGIEVNYDLFLTLFSMLLAMGVAAIGFLFAGLTKMSGFKIAWIGLFMGIGFATMHYMGMAAMIMKASVSYKPLLFWSSIFIAVVASIMALWLMLTVQGCLLRWISAFAIGTGISCFHYIGMAAAVFTPISIQKEVLLEHAIIQQADFVLYLSIAIIFTLAMILFISLQDMKEN; via the coding sequence TTGAAAAAGTTGGTTGATATGCTGACTTTTCTATCTTTTATTATGTTTATTCAATGGTCTTCGCAGGTCATGCTTGGGGGATATCCTCATGACTATAAGATAGGGTTGATTATTTTATCCTATGTCGTCTCTGTTTTGGGATCTTATGTAGGCTTGCGCTTAGTGAACATGGGGATGGTTGAGAGCGAAATCAGATGTCGCGTTCTTTGGTTACTTATGGCAGCTATCGTGATGGGAGGCTGTACGATTTGGGCGATGCATTTTCTTGCGATGCTTGCCTTTCATATGGGTATAGAAGTGAATTATGACCTGTTTTTAACGCTGTTTTCCATGTTATTAGCAATGGGTGTTGCAGCGATTGGATTTTTGTTTGCAGGGCTTACAAAAATGAGCGGATTTAAAATTGCATGGATTGGCCTGTTCATGGGAATCGGATTTGCAACCATGCATTATATGGGAATGGCGGCAATGATCATGAAGGCTTCCGTGTCTTATAAACCGCTGTTATTTTGGTCTTCTATTTTTATTGCAGTTGTGGCTTCTATAATGGCTTTATGGTTGATGTTAACAGTCCAAGGGTGTTTGCTGAGATGGATCAGTGCTTTTGCAATTGGGACTGGGATAAGTTGCTTTCATTACATTGGAATGGCAGCAGCCGTTTTTACTCCTATAAGTATTCAGAAAGAAGTTTTGCTAGAGCATGCAATCATCCAACAAGCTGATTTTGTATTATATCTCTCTATTGCGATTATTTTTACATTGGCAATGATCCTCTTCATTTCTCTTCAAGATATGAAAGAAAATTAG
- a CDS encoding GMC oxidoreductase produces the protein MITTINDYLNSTLPKVKLCIVGTGAAGLELATQLENSFDSILLIDSGFETFDWHTQKLAHFQQKGMVIRSVDPNHPLNLEIAREQQTHLRQYGGTLNIWGGKWKALDPIDFSPKLYLQETGWPITYEELHPYYHAIAEDYDIADLIWLNNHPNELPSTISQLPCFYPSIDLLECIPTNSSVKFHKRLKDSSSITAVLGASAVNILLSENLKHVTKLNVRSLNGDEWTVQAELFVLACGSIETTKLLLSSNSQLEKGIGNQTDWVGRNLLDHPKGYVGMLFPYDLKDITEARTFFESRNKILEIGIALHPNLLREWELPNHCMNIFPRLHGSKLAYAVKIYLEQLPNRESRLFLTNDRDTLNMPVACLDWKFRELDKTCFKRFIEKMTDLLDSNRIGRLVTNPDYEELTFLRDASHQMGTTRMAMYSTNGVVDPNCKIFGVDNLYLMSSSVFPMAGNANPTLTILALARRLASHLKQEQKKQAN, from the coding sequence ATGATTACGACTATCAACGATTATCTCAATTCGACGCTGCCCAAAGTAAAACTTTGCATAGTAGGCACAGGTGCCGCTGGACTCGAATTGGCCACCCAACTAGAAAATTCGTTCGACTCAATTCTTTTAATCGATAGTGGATTCGAAACTTTCGACTGGCACACGCAAAAACTCGCTCACTTTCAGCAAAAAGGAATGGTTATCAGGAGCGTCGATCCCAATCACCCACTCAATCTTGAAATTGCTAGAGAACAGCAAACACATCTGCGACAATATGGAGGAACATTAAATATTTGGGGAGGAAAGTGGAAAGCGTTAGATCCGATCGATTTTTCACCCAAACTCTATCTCCAAGAGACAGGCTGGCCTATCACCTATGAAGAGCTGCATCCTTATTACCATGCCATAGCAGAAGACTACGATATAGCCGACCTCATTTGGCTAAACAATCATCCAAACGAGCTGCCTTCTACCATTTCACAGCTTCCTTGCTTTTACCCAAGCATTGATCTTTTAGAATGCATTCCAACTAATAGCAGCGTTAAATTCCACAAACGCTTGAAAGACTCCTCTTCTATTACAGCCGTTTTAGGAGCCTCCGCAGTCAACATTCTTTTATCAGAAAATTTAAAACATGTTACCAAGCTCAATGTCCGTTCTCTAAATGGCGATGAATGGACAGTCCAAGCTGAACTGTTTGTTTTAGCCTGCGGCTCCATCGAAACCACCAAGTTGCTACTAAGCTCTAATTCACAGTTAGAAAAAGGAATTGGTAATCAAACTGACTGGGTTGGCAGAAACCTACTGGATCATCCTAAAGGTTACGTTGGAATGCTTTTTCCATACGACCTAAAAGATATCACCGAAGCACGCACTTTCTTTGAGAGTCGCAATAAAATACTAGAAATCGGCATTGCCCTTCACCCCAATCTACTTCGGGAATGGGAATTGCCCAATCATTGCATGAATATTTTCCCTCGTTTGCATGGCAGCAAGTTAGCTTATGCAGTAAAAATTTACCTAGAGCAGCTTCCAAACCGGGAAAGTCGCCTATTTCTAACCAATGATCGCGATACGTTAAACATGCCAGTCGCCTGTCTAGATTGGAAATTTAGAGAGCTGGACAAGACCTGCTTCAAACGCTTTATTGAGAAAATGACAGATTTACTCGATTCGAATCGCATTGGCAGATTAGTCACTAATCCCGACTACGAAGAATTGACCTTTTTACGCGACGCCAGTCATCAGATGGGAACGACACGCATGGCTATGTATTCAACAAATGGTGTCGTAGATCCCAACTGCAAAATATTTGGGGTAGATAACCTTTATTTAATGAGTAGCTCAGTCTTTCCAATGGCCGGAAATGCTAACCCAACCCTGACCATTCTGGCTCTCGCAAGAAGATTAGCCTCCCATCTTAAGCAAGAACAAAAAAAGCAAGCGAATTAA
- a CDS encoding alanine/glycine:cation symporter family protein: MDFSLKDLLTSFNEAFTFFLIFPSIILFGLYLTFKLRFVQLSKLKMSFSCLLKKDSSSQGNISHYQAVSSVLAGNFGTGNISGMAVAISTGGPGALVWMWVMAFLGASIQYTSCILGVKYRRLNAEGEYVGGPMYYLTDGMGMKFLGIAFSLFTIFGAVTVGNFAQINSVTLPLAKMGLDPFISSVVIAAFVGMVLLGGVQRVAKLASFVVPVKAILYLGTALIILGLHADRIIPAFKLMFTAAFDPQSALGGVLGFSVVKAISTGFDRGIFATDAGTGIVPILQSSARTSNPVVDGVVTLVTPFLVMIVCTATGLVLLVTDAWQVAGLQSTNMVTHAFQSGLGSSFGSFVVITALILFAYTTILAWACCAEKAIGFLFGSHHATRFKYFYIACVPLGALIQVDLIWRLADIAISLMLFTNLIGVIGLSKQVIGESRAFFLKNEEEEYELGTVQS, from the coding sequence ATGGATTTTAGCCTAAAAGACTTACTAACGAGTTTTAATGAAGCGTTCACTTTTTTTCTGATTTTTCCAAGCATTATTCTTTTTGGACTTTATCTGACTTTTAAATTGCGTTTTGTTCAATTATCCAAACTTAAAATGAGTTTTTCATGTTTGCTTAAGAAAGACAGCAGCAGTCAAGGCAACATTAGTCATTATCAAGCTGTGTCTTCTGTTTTAGCAGGTAATTTTGGAACAGGAAATATTTCAGGGATGGCTGTTGCAATTTCAACAGGCGGACCGGGTGCTCTTGTTTGGATGTGGGTCATGGCTTTTTTAGGCGCATCTATTCAATATACAAGTTGCATTTTAGGAGTTAAATATCGTCGATTAAATGCCGAGGGAGAGTACGTTGGTGGTCCAATGTATTATTTAACAGATGGAATGGGAATGAAGTTTCTCGGTATCGCTTTTAGCCTGTTTACCATTTTTGGGGCCGTGACGGTTGGAAATTTTGCTCAAATTAATTCTGTGACTCTTCCTTTGGCAAAGATGGGATTAGATCCTTTTATTTCCAGTGTAGTCATTGCGGCGTTTGTGGGAATGGTCTTATTAGGTGGTGTGCAGAGAGTGGCTAAACTTGCTTCTTTCGTAGTCCCAGTAAAAGCAATTCTTTACTTAGGAACAGCGCTTATCATTCTTGGCTTGCATGCCGACCGCATTATTCCGGCGTTTAAATTGATGTTTACAGCGGCCTTTGATCCGCAGTCAGCTTTAGGCGGAGTACTTGGATTTAGTGTTGTTAAAGCTATATCGACAGGATTCGATCGCGGCATTTTTGCAACGGACGCTGGAACGGGTATTGTTCCCATTTTGCAGTCTAGTGCTCGTACGAGCAATCCAGTTGTTGATGGAGTTGTGACCTTAGTGACTCCGTTTTTAGTCATGATTGTTTGCACAGCGACTGGATTGGTTCTGCTTGTGACAGATGCTTGGCAAGTTGCAGGTTTGCAAAGTACAAATATGGTGACTCATGCTTTTCAAAGCGGGCTTGGGAGTTCATTTGGATCTTTTGTTGTAATCACGGCTTTAATTTTATTTGCCTATACAACTATTTTAGCATGGGCATGCTGTGCAGAGAAGGCCATTGGATTTTTATTTGGCAGTCATCATGCAACACGTTTTAAGTATTTTTATATAGCTTGTGTTCCATTAGGAGCCTTAATCCAGGTTGATCTCATTTGGCGTTTGGCCGATATAGCCATCTCTTTGATGCTCTTTACAAATTTAATTGGCGTCATAGGGTTGTCAAAACAAGTCATTGGAGAAAGCAGAGCCTTTTTCCTAAAAAACGAAGAGGAAGAGTATGAGTTAGGAACTGTACAGTCGTAA
- a CDS encoding queuosine precursor transporter, whose protein sequence is MNEILFFIQVLLIIGFALAALKLGKSALTAWVAVQALIANLFVLKQITLLGFDVTASDAFAIGSLLGLNFLQEYFSREDANRATWICFFFMVFFVLVSQIHLLYKPSPYDETQLAFVAILSASPRLLIASMSVFFVVQQIDIRFFSFLKKKLPQASFALRAAIALILSQFLDTFLFSFAGLYGIVASVADIIFISFIVKLVVIFCFTPFVRWAKA, encoded by the coding sequence ATGAACGAGATTTTATTTTTTATTCAGGTTTTATTAATTATAGGCTTTGCCTTGGCGGCTTTGAAGCTTGGTAAGTCAGCACTCACAGCATGGGTAGCAGTCCAGGCTCTCATAGCCAATCTTTTTGTGCTCAAGCAAATTACCCTATTGGGATTCGACGTGACGGCAAGCGATGCTTTCGCGATCGGAAGCTTATTGGGCCTTAACTTTTTGCAAGAATATTTTAGTAGGGAAGATGCAAATCGAGCCACCTGGATTTGCTTTTTTTTCATGGTTTTCTTCGTCCTTGTCTCGCAAATCCATCTACTCTATAAGCCTAGTCCTTATGACGAGACACAACTAGCGTTTGTGGCTATCTTATCAGCATCCCCTCGTTTACTCATTGCATCGATGAGCGTATTCTTTGTGGTCCAGCAAATTGACATTCGATTTTTCTCTTTCTTGAAGAAAAAGCTGCCACAAGCAAGCTTCGCTTTACGGGCCGCTATCGCTCTCATTTTGTCTCAATTTCTAGATACATTCTTATTTAGTTTCGCTGGTTTGTATGGAATCGTTGCTTCTGTTGCCGATATCATCTTCATCAGCTTTATTGTAAAATTAGTTGTTATTTTTTGTTTCACTCCATTTGTAAGGTGGGCCAAAGCATGA
- a CDS encoding C39 family peptidase, with protein MRVNFTQVYHHHLSQGENHHYEWELDAINPFNELIISWNALRPENGRFLVFASLKIGVWSKWLPYASWGAKEQASFDHEDEHLNCRTFQDLVSCMGEKKATGFRVRVEVQEGAQFEHFIALHACASAIDNLYLETTHNQQDPLLLDVPPLSQMALTHPRNQSFCSPVSTTATIRFLTKEASLHPLSFAQKVHDSRFDIYGNWSFSVAQAFIELGQKWHCWVARFASLNQVIDQLKDGIPLVVSVKGPLPGSAQSYNSGHLIVIKGFNPLSQQIICMDPAFQKDSETTICYDLQDFIQAWQRRLFVAYVFRPLIKQNITLIDKPL; from the coding sequence GTGCGTGTAAACTTCACTCAAGTCTATCATCACCATTTAAGTCAGGGGGAGAATCACCATTACGAATGGGAGCTAGATGCGATAAACCCATTTAATGAGCTCATCATTTCCTGGAACGCCCTTCGTCCAGAAAATGGACGCTTTCTTGTTTTCGCAAGCCTCAAAATAGGTGTCTGGTCCAAATGGCTGCCCTATGCTTCTTGGGGAGCGAAGGAGCAGGCAAGCTTTGATCATGAGGATGAACACTTAAACTGCCGAACTTTTCAAGACCTTGTCAGTTGTATGGGAGAGAAAAAAGCCACAGGATTTCGGGTAAGAGTCGAGGTTCAGGAGGGTGCCCAATTCGAGCACTTCATCGCCCTCCATGCCTGCGCGTCTGCAATCGACAACCTCTATCTAGAGACGACCCACAACCAGCAGGATCCCCTGCTTTTAGACGTTCCCCCACTCTCTCAAATGGCCCTTACCCATCCACGTAATCAAAGTTTTTGCTCTCCCGTATCCACAACAGCGACGATTCGCTTCCTTACAAAGGAGGCGTCCCTTCATCCTCTCTCATTTGCTCAAAAAGTGCACGACTCGAGATTTGACATTTACGGTAACTGGAGTTTCAGTGTCGCCCAAGCCTTCATCGAACTCGGACAGAAGTGGCACTGTTGGGTCGCCCGTTTTGCGTCACTCAATCAAGTCATTGATCAGTTAAAAGATGGAATCCCGCTTGTTGTTAGCGTCAAAGGACCGCTTCCAGGAAGTGCCCAATCCTACAATAGTGGGCATCTTATCGTCATCAAAGGCTTTAATCCCCTTTCCCAACAAATCATTTGCATGGATCCAGCTTTTCAAAAAGACTCAGAAACGACAATCTGCTACGATCTGCAAGATTTTATTCAAGCTTGGCAAAGGCGTTTGTTCGTAGCTTACGTGTTCCGACCGCTCATTAAGCAAAATATTACCCTAATAGATAAGCCTCTTTGA
- the tgt gene encoding tRNA guanosine(34) transglycosylase Tgt: MKSFHFELIHRSKRSRARVGRIHTPHGIIDTPNFVAVGTNGTVKALDNSMLHDIGLQLMFCNTYHLLLQPGTETVRQAGGLHQFIHRKLPIITDSGGFQVFSLAYGGVADELKSRGTKKQGGCVLKITEEGVLFRSYRDGSKVLLTPESSIKAQKDLGADIIIPFDELPPYHIAPEALKKSLARTHRWEQRSLEAHLKNPQQQAMYAVIHGGVDPELRQASCSFLTGLPFDGFAIGGSMGKTKDEMHTLLSHTLPLLPQEKPNHLLGIGDLPSIDRSIPLGIDTFDSSYPTRAARHGILLTSQGGLNITKSEYAKNFSPIEKDCGCPACAKFTLAYIHHLFKARELTSMSLATIHNLYFMVQLMQKYREDIMEDKV, encoded by the coding sequence ATGAAATCTTTTCACTTCGAATTAATCCATCGCTCCAAGCGATCACGTGCCCGAGTCGGCCGCATCCATACACCGCATGGAATAATAGACACGCCAAATTTTGTAGCAGTAGGCACTAATGGAACTGTCAAGGCACTAGACAACAGCATGTTGCACGACATCGGCCTGCAACTCATGTTTTGCAATACTTATCACCTTCTCCTACAACCGGGTACAGAGACTGTCAGACAAGCTGGCGGCCTGCATCAATTCATTCACCGCAAACTGCCAATCATTACAGATTCGGGAGGATTTCAAGTTTTTAGCCTCGCCTACGGAGGCGTTGCCGACGAATTAAAAAGCCGCGGCACAAAAAAACAAGGGGGATGTGTTCTTAAAATTACGGAAGAGGGAGTGCTTTTTCGCTCTTACCGCGATGGATCTAAAGTCTTGCTTACGCCGGAAAGCTCGATAAAAGCACAAAAAGACCTAGGAGCCGACATCATCATTCCGTTTGATGAGCTACCACCCTATCACATCGCCCCAGAAGCCTTAAAAAAGTCATTGGCTCGTACACACCGTTGGGAACAGCGCTCTTTGGAAGCTCATCTAAAAAATCCCCAACAGCAAGCCATGTATGCCGTTATTCATGGAGGTGTCGATCCCGAGTTGCGTCAAGCCAGCTGCTCATTCTTAACCGGTCTTCCCTTTGATGGATTCGCAATCGGTGGAAGCATGGGTAAAACCAAGGATGAGATGCATACCTTGCTTTCCCACACTCTTCCCCTCTTGCCACAGGAAAAACCCAATCACCTACTCGGTATTGGCGATCTCCCCTCCATAGATAGAAGCATTCCGCTTGGCATCGACACATTTGACAGTTCATATCCGACTCGAGCTGCCCGCCATGGCATCTTATTGACCTCGCAAGGAGGCCTCAATATCACAAAGTCAGAATATGCAAAGAATTTTTCTCCGATTGAAAAAGATTGCGGCTGTCCGGCTTGCGCCAAGTTTACCCTGGCTTATATTCACCACCTTTTTAAGGCCCGGGAACTGACAAGTATGAGTTTAGCAACAATTCATAACCTCTACTTCATGGTGCAACTCATGCAAAAATATCGGGAAGACATCATGGAAGACAAGGTGTAA
- a CDS encoding DegT/DnrJ/EryC1/StrS family aminotransferase: MTELAILGGLKVFPLPFYEKWMRPKEKEKALIASLIDQDELSGSGFGISLELEKAFANYIGCKHCLSFSHGTAAIMAAYYAAGVGPGDEILTPAVGYIASYSGALHLGARPIFCDIHPDSLLIDPQEIKKKITPRTKAINITHLNGRVCDLEAIFQISRQFNLPIIDDASHAHGASWKGTKLGNFTHITCFSLQGSNPKGKAVSGGEGGLACTNDTAAYQKMLAYCHLHRKGLLTEFQNSPFESLDSEVLGLKWRAHPLAMALALISLESLEERNQKRAKNYQKTIDCVNDFSFVSFPIPTKETEMGGFYGGIKMIYHPSKLHDLSLLHFLQCLAAEGVPLVEVGVGSCEYRRFLVAKGFDLWGHHRGPLLDAWQGLEPYRGITKQDFPQAERMDNCVFTLPSFIDVDDDYYTCLTAAFRKIEQGYHRLL, encoded by the coding sequence ATGACTGAACTAGCCATTTTAGGAGGCCTTAAGGTATTTCCTCTCCCCTTTTACGAAAAGTGGATGCGCCCAAAAGAAAAAGAAAAGGCTTTGATCGCCTCACTCATCGATCAAGATGAATTATCCGGTTCAGGATTTGGCATCAGTTTAGAACTTGAAAAAGCCTTTGCAAACTATATCGGCTGCAAACATTGCCTCTCTTTTAGCCATGGTACAGCAGCCATTATGGCAGCCTATTATGCAGCCGGTGTTGGGCCAGGAGACGAGATCCTCACTCCAGCCGTTGGCTACATAGCCAGCTATTCAGGTGCTCTTCATCTAGGTGCAAGACCCATTTTTTGCGATATCCACCCAGACAGCTTACTCATCGATCCTCAAGAAATAAAAAAAAAGATCACCCCGCGCACCAAGGCCATCAACATCACCCATCTTAATGGGCGGGTTTGTGATTTGGAGGCTATTTTCCAAATCAGCCGACAATTCAATCTTCCCATTATCGATGACGCTTCTCATGCACATGGGGCCTCTTGGAAGGGTACCAAACTAGGTAACTTCACACATATCACCTGCTTTAGCTTACAAGGGTCAAATCCAAAGGGTAAAGCCGTTTCTGGAGGTGAAGGAGGGCTAGCCTGCACAAATGATACAGCCGCCTACCAAAAGATGCTGGCCTATTGTCATTTGCATCGGAAAGGTCTCCTTACAGAATTCCAAAACAGTCCATTTGAGAGCCTAGACAGCGAAGTGCTTGGACTGAAATGGCGAGCCCATCCTCTTGCCATGGCATTAGCTCTCATTTCATTAGAAAGTCTTGAAGAGCGCAATCAAAAGAGAGCTAAAAATTATCAGAAGACTATCGACTGTGTAAATGATTTTTCTTTTGTTTCCTTTCCAATACCTACCAAAGAGACTGAAATGGGAGGATTTTATGGAGGCATAAAAATGATTTACCACCCCTCAAAACTCCATGACCTTTCTTTACTTCATTTTTTACAGTGCCTAGCAGCCGAAGGAGTCCCGCTCGTTGAAGTTGGAGTTGGCTCTTGTGAATATCGTCGCTTTTTAGTTGCCAAGGGATTTGATTTGTGGGGCCATCATCGCGGCCCGCTTTTAGATGCTTGGCAAGGATTGGAACCTTATAGAGGAATAACAAAACAAGATTTTCCTCAAGCAGAACGCATGGACAATTGCGTTTTTACTCTACCAAGCTTTATTGACGTGGACGATGACTATTATACTTGTTTGACCGCAGCCTTTCGCAAAATTGAGCAGGGATATCACCGACTCTTATAA